The Flaviramulus sp. BrNp1-15 genome has a window encoding:
- the htpG gene encoding molecular chaperone HtpG — translation MTKGNINVSVENIFPLIKKFLYSDHEIFLRELISNATDATLKLKHLTNVGDAKVEYGNPQIEVKVDKKGKKLHIIDQGLGMTADEVEKYINQVAFSGAEEFLDKYKDSAKDSGIIGHFGLGFYSAFMVAEKVEIITKSFKGEPAAHWSCDGSPEFTLKTADKKERGTEIILHIAEDSTEFLEESRIRELLLKYNKFMPIPIKFGTKEINDPDFTPKTTKDKDGKETTEPHKQITVDDIINNPNPAWTKQPTELKDEDYSGFYRELYPMQFEEPLFNIHLNVDYPFNLTGILYFPKMTNDLNIQKDRIQLYQNQVFVTDNVEGIVPEFLTMLRGVIDSPDIPLNVSRSYLQADGAVKKISSYITRKVADKLKSLFNNNREDFEAKWNDIKIVIEYGMLSEEKFFEKADAFALYPTVDGKYFTYEELFNKIKANQTDKDDKLVILYASDKDAQHSYIETAKAKGYEVLLLDSPIVSHLIQKLESTKENITFARVDGDHINNLIKKDETTISKLDEDQKKTLDELLKEVIPSEKFMVQLEAMDSNESPFTITQPEFMRRMKEMQQTGGGGMFGMGNMPEMYNLVVNTNSELVGEILNTKTKKKQERLINQSLDLARLSQGLLKGEELTNFIKRSYEMIK, via the coding sequence ATGACAAAAGGAAATATTAATGTATCGGTAGAAAACATCTTTCCACTCATTAAAAAATTCTTATATAGCGACCACGAAATATTTTTACGTGAGTTAATCAGTAATGCTACAGATGCTACTTTAAAGCTAAAACACTTAACAAACGTTGGTGATGCTAAAGTAGAATATGGTAATCCGCAAATTGAAGTTAAAGTAGATAAAAAAGGCAAGAAGCTTCATATTATAGACCAAGGTTTAGGTATGACTGCCGATGAAGTTGAAAAATACATCAATCAAGTAGCTTTTTCTGGAGCTGAAGAGTTTTTAGATAAATACAAAGATTCTGCTAAAGATTCAGGAATTATTGGTCATTTTGGTCTTGGTTTCTATTCAGCATTTATGGTTGCTGAAAAAGTTGAAATTATCACAAAGTCTTTTAAAGGTGAACCTGCTGCACATTGGAGTTGTGATGGCTCGCCAGAATTCACATTAAAAACAGCTGATAAAAAAGAACGTGGCACAGAAATCATTCTTCATATTGCTGAAGATTCTACAGAATTTTTAGAAGAAAGTAGAATTAGAGAGTTACTTTTAAAGTATAACAAGTTTATGCCCATTCCAATTAAATTTGGAACTAAAGAAATAAACGATCCAGACTTTACGCCTAAAACAACAAAAGATAAAGACGGTAAAGAAACAACTGAACCACACAAACAAATTACGGTTGATGATATAATCAATAATCCAAATCCTGCATGGACAAAACAACCCACAGAATTAAAAGATGAAGATTATAGTGGTTTTTATCGTGAGTTGTACCCCATGCAATTTGAGGAGCCGTTATTCAACATTCATTTAAATGTAGATTATCCGTTCAATTTAACAGGGATTTTATATTTCCCAAAAATGACGAACGATTTAAATATTCAAAAAGACAGAATTCAACTGTATCAAAATCAAGTTTTTGTAACCGATAATGTTGAAGGTATTGTTCCAGAGTTTTTAACTATGCTTCGTGGTGTCATTGATTCTCCAGATATTCCTTTAAACGTATCGCGTTCTTACTTACAAGCTGATGGTGCGGTTAAAAAGATTTCATCTTATATTACCAGAAAGGTTGCCGATAAATTAAAATCGTTATTCAATAATAATCGTGAAGATTTTGAAGCAAAATGGAACGATATTAAAATTGTAATTGAGTACGGAATGCTTTCAGAAGAAAAATTCTTTGAAAAAGCTGATGCCTTTGCGCTTTACCCAACTGTTGATGGTAAATATTTTACATACGAAGAATTATTCAACAAAATAAAAGCAAATCAAACCGATAAAGATGATAAATTAGTGATTCTTTATGCTTCAGACAAAGATGCACAACACAGTTATATTGAAACTGCAAAAGCCAAAGGTTACGAAGTATTGCTTTTAGATTCGCCAATTGTATCACATTTAATTCAGAAATTAGAAAGCACTAAAGAAAATATTACGTTTGCACGTGTTGATGGTGATCACATTAATAATTTAATTAAGAAAGATGAAACCACTATTTCTAAATTAGATGAAGACCAAAAGAAAACTTTAGATGAATTACTTAAAGAAGTTATTCCTTCTGAAAAATTTATGGTACAATTAGAAGCTATGGATAGTAATGAATCGCCTTTCACTATAACGCAACCAGAGTTTATGCGTAGAATGAAAGAGATGCAACAAACCGGTGGCGGCGGTATGTTTGGTATGGGTAATATGCCAGAAATGTACAACTTAGTTGTAAACACGAATTCTGAATTGGTAGGTGAAATTTTAAATACTAAAACCAAAAAGAAACAAGAGCGTTTAATTAACCAAAGCTTAGATTTAGCGAGATTGTCTCAAGGTTTACTTAAAGGTGAAGAACTTACTAACTTCATTAAACGTAGCTACGAAATGATAAAATAA
- a CDS encoding 3-oxoacyl-ACP synthase III family protein — protein MYNSKIIGLGKYVPDNVVTNDDLSKMMDTNDAWIQERTGIKERRWIKKGTEDTSAVMGAKASKIAIERSGLTKDDIDFIVFATMTPDYYFPGCGVQIQDMLDMKTVGAIDIRNQCSGFIYAISVADQFIKTGMYKNVLVVGAEYHSNGLDKTTRGRGVTVIFGDGAGACVLTREEDATKGILSTHLHSEGKHADKLIVKSPSIAHWVPEILETKDEDLSYFPYMDGQFVFKHAVVRFSEAIMEGLIKNGLKKEDIDMLIPHQANLRIAQFIQKKFGLNDDQVFNNIMKYGNTTAASVIIALTEAWEEGKIKAGDHVVLAAFGSGFTWGSAIIKW, from the coding sequence ATGTATAATTCGAAAATAATAGGATTAGGTAAGTATGTGCCTGATAATGTGGTGACAAATGATGATTTGTCTAAAATGATGGATACCAATGATGCTTGGATTCAGGAACGCACAGGTATAAAAGAAAGACGTTGGATAAAAAAAGGAACTGAAGATACTTCTGCAGTTATGGGTGCTAAAGCCTCTAAAATTGCTATAGAACGTTCTGGTTTAACCAAAGATGATATAGATTTTATTGTGTTTGCAACCATGACACCAGATTATTATTTCCCTGGTTGTGGTGTACAAATACAAGATATGTTAGACATGAAAACGGTTGGAGCTATAGATATTAGAAATCAGTGCTCTGGTTTTATTTATGCCATATCAGTTGCAGACCAGTTTATAAAAACAGGTATGTATAAAAACGTTTTGGTTGTTGGTGCAGAATACCATAGCAACGGTTTAGATAAAACAACCAGAGGTAGAGGAGTAACGGTGATATTTGGAGATGGAGCAGGAGCATGTGTATTAACCAGAGAAGAAGATGCTACAAAAGGTATTTTATCAACACATTTGCATAGCGAAGGAAAACATGCAGATAAACTTATTGTTAAATCACCAAGTATTGCACATTGGGTTCCAGAAATCCTTGAAACTAAAGATGAAGATTTATCGTATTTCCCTTATATGGATGGGCAGTTTGTTTTTAAACATGCTGTAGTTCGTTTTAGTGAAGCCATTATGGAAGGTTTGATTAAAAATGGATTGAAAAAAGAAGATATTGATATGTTAATACCACATCAAGCTAATTTGAGAATAGCTCAATTTATACAAAAGAAATTTGGTTTAAATGATGATCAGGTTTTTAACAACATAATGAAATATGGAAATACTACAGCTGCGTCTGTAATTATTGCATTAACTGAAGCTTGGGAAGAAGGCAAAATTAAAGCAGGTGACCATGTTGTTTTAGCGGCATTTGGTAGCGGATTTACTTGGGGTAGTGCTATAATTAAATGGTAA